One part of the Vicia villosa cultivar HV-30 ecotype Madison, WI linkage group LG6, Vvil1.0, whole genome shotgun sequence genome encodes these proteins:
- the LOC131612736 gene encoding uncharacterized protein LOC131612736 translates to MENAFSSAKISVWWDVENCQVPPNFNPNSIAQNIASALVNSNFHGPTTISSYGDTTRIPLHIQHALSSTGISLNHVPAAKDAKEKKILVDMLLCAIDNPAPANYLLISGDGDFSNALHQLRMRRYNILLAHPCSNSLSLFSAADIVWRWPVLIAGGPPDVHEHSNIVRNAYQPKLSIAPLEANSEKNNKNSNLNDRFVPENSKKSKLVRLAPHEFFSNNDPTKVSKVLNNTDPGSDSDAVGGSDQLLISNVPAVKSLPKVLPCEDLQGLVDVIVITLKTLKDEMVFPSERNITDCIRYGDPKYQMIDVRKALNCANEQQRVVKRRFGALHLYVLANESLWKCVNPLGGLPSHFPEEIWVRIEKFLASSSGCSAILASRCRYEAALILKRLCLGELVLGDVLKILEILITIKNWIIPCHSSWHPITISPMEAKDDN, encoded by the exons atggaaaatgcattcTCTTCGGCCAAGATTTCCGTCTGGTGGGACGTTGAAAACTGCCAAGTTCCTCCAAACTTTAACCCTAACTCCATCGCTCAGAACATTGCCTCCGCTCTCGTCAACTCCAACTTCCACGGCCCTACCACCATCTCCTCTTACGGCGACACCACTCGCATCCCTCTTCACATTCAACACGCCCTCTCTTCCACCGGCATCTCCCTCAACCACGTGCCCGCCG CTAAAGATGCTAAGGAGAAGAAGATACTAGTTGACATGTTGCTATGTGCGATTGATAATCCTGCACCGGCAAACTATTTGTTGATTTCCGGTGACGGAGACTTTTCGAATGCTCTTCATCAACTTCGAATGAGGAGGTATAATATTCTTCTTGCTCATCCTTGTTCCAATTCTTTATCGCTGTTTTCCGCGGCCGATATCGTTTGGCGGTGGCCGGTACTCATTGCTGGTGGTCCTCCTGATGTCCATGAACACAGTAACATTGTTAGAAATGCTTATCAGCCTAAACTCTCAATTGCACCTCTTGAGGCAAATAGTGAAAAAAATAACAAGAATAGTAACCTGAATGACCGTTTTGTCCCTGAAAATTCAAAGAAATCTAAATTGGTTAGATTAGCCCCACATGAATTCTTTTCTAATAATGACCCCACAAAAGTGTCAAAAGTACTCAACAATACTGATCCTGGTAGTGATTCTGATGCTGTTGGTGGTTCTGATCAGTTGTTGATTAGTAATGTACCTGCAGTTAAGAGTTTGCCAAAAGTTTTACCTTGTGAGGATTTGCAAGGACTTGTTGATGTTATTGTAATAACATTGAAAACTCTCAAAGATGAAATGGTTTTTCCGAGTGAAAGAAATATTACTGATTGTATTCGTTATGGCGATCCCAAGTATCAAATGATCGACGTTAGGAAGGCTTTGAATTGTGCAAATGAGCAACAGAGAGTGGTTAAACGACGCTTTGGCGCGTTGCATTTATATGTTTTAGCAAATGAGAGTCTCTGGAAGTGTGTGAACCCTTTAGGTGGATTGCCAAGTCATTTTCCGGAAGAAATTTGGGTTCGAATTGAGAAATTCCTTGCTTCGTCGTCAGGATGTTCCGCAATTTTGGCATCTCGTTGCAG ATACGAAGCTGCTTTGATTCTAAAGAGATTGTGCCTTGGAGAGCTTGTTTTGGGTGATGTTTTAAAGATTTTGGAGATTTTAATCACCATCAAGAATTGGATTATACCTTGTCATTCTAGTTGGCACCCGATTACCATTTCGCCTATGGAGGCAAAAGATGATAATTGA
- the LOC131612737 gene encoding protein CAJ1: MDANEARILLGFPPNSTPTPSEVKSAYKQKVWESHPDLFPSHEKPLAESKFKLISEAYTCLLPGGRGETSTSAEYWRVVRTGVPRASGGRKNHAMIKVPFLFIILGTVALGGFHASRAYKRQKEEYPSHNPFLP; the protein is encoded by the exons ATGGACGCCAATGAAGCCAGAATTCTCCTCGGTTTCCCACCCAATTCAACTCCAACTCCTTCCGAG GTTAAATCAGCTTATAAACAGAAGGTGTGGGAATCTCACCCTGACCTATTTCCATCTCATGAGAAGCCTCTTGCTGAATCCAAGTTTAAATTG ATTTCGGAAGCTTACACATGTCTATTGCCTG gTGGTAGAGGAGAAACTTCAACTTCAG CTGAATATTGGCGAGTTGTGAGAACCGGAGTTCCAAGGGCCAGCGGAGGAAGAAAAAACCATGCTATGATTAAAGTTCCATTCCTTTTTATTATTCTAGGAACAGTTGCACTTGGAGGGTTTCATGCTTCAAG GGCATACAAAAGGCAAAAGGAGGAATACCCTTCACACAACCCATTTCTTCCTTGA